Proteins from a single region of Deltaproteobacteria bacterium:
- a CDS encoding alpha/beta hydrolase → MQFKPFKQGRFKDLPVKPRRHHLFFETEAIDLQLQSKCFGPMKVHVRKYGKGPALLLIHGFMTTSYSWRYAFEELGKHYTCYAIDLPGAGRTEPALLGSYAPSDLAAWLAEVIRELDIFGCPIIGNSMGGYLAMHLALQEPQAMSCLLNLHSPGIPELRLQLLDSALSIPGSRRFLKWVVQRDPMKFVHKNVHYYDESLKSLEEAEEYSRTLKTQDGALALVKYFDETMNISHMRNFGRTLRDLKHFPVPLLLLYAKNDPMVSPKFGKEFKKLIPNAELKYIDKGSHFAHVDGVEEFMGSALPFLDRVKCR, encoded by the coding sequence ATGCAGTTCAAACCTTTCAAGCAAGGTCGTTTCAAAGATTTGCCCGTCAAGCCAAGGCGCCACCATCTCTTCTTTGAGACGGAAGCCATCGATCTTCAACTACAATCAAAGTGCTTTGGACCGATGAAGGTACACGTCCGCAAATACGGGAAAGGCCCAGCTCTTTTGCTGATTCATGGTTTCATGACCACCAGCTACTCTTGGAGATATGCTTTTGAAGAGCTTGGAAAACATTACACATGCTATGCTATCGACCTACCTGGAGCTGGCCGCACTGAGCCCGCCTTGCTTGGTTCTTACGCCCCCTCAGACCTTGCCGCCTGGCTAGCAGAAGTCATTCGCGAGCTTGATATTTTCGGCTGCCCTATCATCGGCAATTCTATGGGGGGTTATCTCGCCATGCACCTGGCATTGCAGGAGCCGCAAGCCATGAGCTGTCTGCTCAATTTACATTCTCCAGGCATTCCGGAGTTGCGCTTGCAACTTCTCGACTCCGCACTCAGTATTCCCGGCTCTAGACGTTTCTTGAAATGGGTCGTTCAGCGCGACCCCATGAAATTTGTTCACAAAAATGTACACTATTATGACGAAAGCCTTAAATCCCTCGAAGAAGCAGAAGAATATTCACGCACTCTAAAGACGCAAGATGGCGCCCTCGCCTTAGTCAAATATTTTGACGAAACCATGAATATTTCCCACATGAGAAATTTTGGCAGGACCCTGCGAGACTTGAAACATTTTCCGGTCCCCCTCCTATTGCTTTATGCTAAAAATGACCCGATGGTTTCACCGAAATTCGGCAAGGAATTTAAGAAGCTCATTCCAAACGCTGAACTCAAATATATCGACAAAGGGTCTCACTTTGCTCATGTAGATGGTGTGGAAGAGTTTATGGGTTCTGCTCTGCCATTTCTAGATCGTGTAAAATGTCGTTAG